A window of Streptomyces gilvosporeus contains these coding sequences:
- a CDS encoding FAD-dependent oxidoreductase has protein sequence MSPSPSTVGVILTVDDDPGVSRAVARDLRRRYGESYRIVRAESGESALAALRELKLRGAPVAVIVADYRMPKMNGLEFLEQALDIHPGARRVLLTAYADTNAAIDAINVVDLDHYLLKPWEPPEEKLYPVLDDLLLAWRASDRRPVTVTKVVGHRWSARSSAVREFLARNQVPYRWYSSEDPEGRRLLSAAGEEGLRLPLVIAPDGTALVEPEDRELAARVGLATTPATDFYDLVIIGGGPAGLGAAVYGASEGLRTVLVERSATGGQAGQSSRIENYLGFPDGVSGAQLTDRARRQASRFGAEILTAREVTGLEINGSSRVVRFSDGTAVAAHAVILATGVSYRQLDAPQVSELTGCGVFYGSALTEAAACQGQDVYIVGGANSAGQAAIYLARSAKSVTVLVREQSVSTSMSHYLVQQVDETPTISVRTHTVVDAAHGSGHLEQITLRDTATGHTDIVDAQWMFVFIGAAPLTDWLEGTVLRDSRGFILTGPDLTTDGRPPPDWELDRPPYHLETNVPGVFVAGDARAESAKRVASAVGEGAMAVMLVHRYLEQS, from the coding sequence ATGTCACCTTCGCCATCAACCGTAGGTGTAATTCTGACCGTGGACGACGACCCGGGCGTGTCGCGTGCCGTCGCCCGCGATCTGCGACGTCGCTACGGCGAGTCGTACCGCATCGTACGTGCCGAGTCCGGCGAGTCCGCCCTTGCCGCCCTGCGTGAGCTGAAGCTGCGCGGCGCCCCCGTCGCGGTGATCGTGGCCGACTACCGGATGCCGAAGATGAACGGCCTGGAGTTCCTGGAGCAGGCTCTCGACATCCACCCCGGCGCCCGCAGGGTGCTGCTGACCGCGTACGCGGACACCAACGCGGCGATCGACGCGATCAATGTCGTCGACCTGGACCACTACCTCCTCAAGCCGTGGGAACCGCCGGAGGAGAAGCTCTATCCCGTCCTCGACGATCTCCTGCTGGCCTGGCGGGCCAGCGACCGCCGGCCGGTGACCGTCACCAAGGTCGTCGGGCACCGCTGGTCGGCGCGTTCGTCGGCGGTACGGGAGTTCCTGGCCCGCAACCAGGTGCCCTACCGCTGGTACTCGTCCGAGGATCCGGAAGGCCGGCGGCTGCTGTCCGCCGCGGGCGAGGAGGGCCTGCGGCTCCCGCTGGTGATCGCCCCCGACGGCACGGCGCTTGTCGAGCCCGAGGACCGGGAGCTCGCCGCCCGGGTCGGCCTCGCGACGACACCGGCGACGGACTTCTACGACCTGGTCATCATCGGCGGCGGACCGGCCGGTTTGGGCGCGGCGGTGTACGGGGCCTCCGAGGGCCTGCGGACCGTCCTCGTGGAACGCTCCGCGACCGGGGGCCAGGCGGGCCAGAGCTCCCGCATCGAGAACTATCTCGGCTTTCCGGACGGCGTGTCCGGGGCGCAGCTCACGGACCGGGCGCGGCGCCAGGCGTCGAGGTTCGGTGCCGAGATACTGACCGCGCGCGAGGTCACCGGGCTGGAAATCAACGGCTCGTCGCGTGTCGTCCGGTTCTCGGACGGCACCGCCGTCGCCGCGCACGCCGTGATACTCGCGACCGGCGTGTCGTACCGGCAACTGGACGCTCCCCAGGTGTCCGAGCTGACCGGCTGCGGAGTGTTCTACGGCTCGGCCCTGACCGAGGCGGCGGCGTGCCAAGGGCAGGACGTGTACATCGTCGGCGGCGCGAACTCCGCCGGCCAGGCCGCGATCTACCTGGCCCGGAGCGCCAAGTCGGTCACCGTACTGGTGCGTGAGCAGTCCGTGTCCACCTCGATGTCGCACTACCTCGTCCAGCAGGTCGATGAGACGCCCACGATTTCCGTGCGCACCCACACGGTCGTCGACGCCGCCCACGGCTCGGGTCATCTGGAACAGATCACCCTGCGCGACACGGCGACCGGCCACACCGACATCGTCGACGCCCAGTGGATGTTCGTCTTCATCGGCGCGGCCCCGCTGACCGACTGGCTGGAGGGCACGGTGCTGCGGGACTCCCGCGGGTTCATCCTGACCGGCCCCGATCTGACCACGGACGGGCGCCCGCCGCCCGACTGGGAGTTGGACCGGCCGCCCTACCACCTGGAAACCAACGTCCCGGGCGTGTTCGTCGCCGGAGACGCCCGCGCCGAGTCCGCCAAGCGTGTCGCTTCCGCAGTGGGCGAGGGAGCCATGGCGGTCATGCTCGTCCACCGATATCTGGAGCAGTCATGA
- a CDS encoding ATP-binding protein, with amino-acid sequence MNGRPIPCSQQELGSLFLFEKLAPDQLAFLCHEGRVEEFAPGPVYAEGDPATCFYVLLEGTLVLSSRIGDYDVETNRSSSRGVYAGAFQAYLGDRVRQVYNSSLRVIEPTRFFVLPAETFATVMHEWFPMAVHLLEGLFFGVKSAQEAVGQRERLLALGTLSAGLTHELNNPAAAAVRATSALRERVAGMRHKLGVIAARPYRRDTLKTLVDVQERTAERVAKATALSPLEASDREDALADWLDAHGIGDGWQLAPTFVQAGLDTDWLDHVAAAVDDETLEGAVRWLDYTVETELLMNEIEESTTRVSALVTAAKQYSQLDRAPYQVTDVHELLDSTLLMVSAKIGSHITVVKDYDRSLPKIPAYPGELNQVWTNLIDNAVSAMNSTDAGGTLTVRTARDRDHLLVEFRDTGPGVPAEIRDRIFDPFFTTKPTGEGTGLGLDISWRIVVNKHHGDLRFQSAPGDTRFQVRLPLTSADPPSPQEPS; translated from the coding sequence ATGAACGGCCGGCCGATCCCGTGCAGTCAGCAGGAACTCGGCTCGCTCTTCCTGTTCGAGAAGCTCGCCCCCGACCAACTCGCCTTCCTCTGCCACGAAGGCCGTGTGGAGGAGTTCGCACCCGGCCCCGTGTACGCGGAGGGCGACCCCGCCACGTGCTTCTACGTGCTGCTCGAGGGCACCCTCGTGCTCTCGAGCAGGATCGGCGACTACGACGTGGAGACCAACCGGAGTTCCAGCCGCGGGGTGTACGCGGGAGCCTTCCAGGCATACCTGGGAGACCGCGTGCGGCAGGTGTACAACAGCTCCCTCCGCGTCATCGAGCCCACACGCTTCTTCGTGCTGCCCGCGGAGACCTTCGCCACGGTCATGCATGAGTGGTTTCCCATGGCCGTGCACCTGCTGGAAGGTCTCTTCTTCGGCGTCAAGAGCGCCCAGGAGGCCGTCGGCCAGCGAGAACGGCTGCTGGCGCTCGGGACCCTGTCCGCCGGGCTGACCCATGAGCTGAACAACCCGGCCGCCGCGGCCGTGCGCGCCACCTCCGCGCTCCGCGAGCGGGTGGCCGGAATGCGCCACAAGCTCGGCGTCATCGCGGCACGCCCGTACCGGCGCGACACGCTCAAGACGCTCGTCGACGTCCAGGAACGCACCGCCGAGCGCGTCGCCAAGGCCACCGCCCTGAGCCCGCTGGAAGCCTCGGACCGGGAGGACGCCCTCGCCGACTGGCTGGACGCCCACGGCATCGGGGACGGCTGGCAGCTCGCGCCCACCTTCGTCCAGGCCGGCCTCGACACCGACTGGCTGGACCACGTCGCCGCCGCCGTGGACGACGAAACCCTCGAAGGCGCCGTGCGGTGGCTCGACTACACCGTGGAGACCGAACTGTTGATGAACGAGATCGAGGAGTCGACCACCCGCGTCTCGGCACTCGTCACCGCGGCCAAGCAGTACTCGCAACTCGACCGAGCTCCCTACCAGGTCACCGACGTCCATGAACTGCTGGACAGCACCCTCCTGATGGTCTCGGCGAAGATCGGCTCCCACATCACCGTCGTCAAGGACTACGACCGCAGCCTGCCGAAGATCCCGGCCTACCCCGGCGAGCTCAACCAGGTGTGGACGAACCTGATCGACAACGCCGTCTCGGCGATGAACAGCACGGACGCCGGCGGCACGTTGACCGTACGCACCGCGCGGGACCGCGACCATCTCCTCGTCGAATTCCGCGACACCGGCCCCGGAGTCCCCGCGGAGATCCGAGACCGCATCTTCGATCCCTTCTTCACCACCAAACCGACCGGTGAGGGGACGGGTCTCGGCCTGGACATCTCCTGGCGCATCGTCGTCAACAAACACCACGGGGACCTGAGGTTCCAATCCGCCCCCGGCGACACCCGCTTCCAGGTCCGCCTGCCGCTGACCTCCGCCGACCCCCCTTCCCCACAGGAGCCGTCATGA
- a CDS encoding UBP-type zinc finger domain-containing protein translates to MSSLPGIDPSVPPTGTGCAECEASGGWWFHLRRCAQCGHIGCCDDSPAKHATAHARGTGHPVIRSFEPGESWFYNYETSQVYASGPALTPPESHPADQPTPGPAGRVPEDWAQQLG, encoded by the coding sequence ATGAGTTCACTGCCCGGAATCGACCCCTCGGTCCCGCCCACCGGAACGGGATGCGCCGAGTGCGAGGCCAGTGGCGGCTGGTGGTTCCATCTGCGCCGCTGCGCACAGTGCGGCCACATCGGCTGTTGCGACGACTCACCCGCCAAACACGCAACGGCCCACGCCCGGGGCACCGGGCACCCGGTCATCCGTAGCTTCGAACCGGGCGAATCCTGGTTCTACAACTACGAGACCTCGCAGGTGTACGCCTCGGGCCCGGCCCTAACTCCCCCGGAGAGCCACCCGGCCGATCAGCCCACCCCCGGCCCCGCGGGACGCGTCCCGGAGGACTGGGCCCAACAGCTGGGATAG
- a CDS encoding GDSL-type esterase/lipase family protein: protein MTRDIRICFIGDSFVQGVGDPEHRGWVGRVLEATAGDLTAFNLGIRRNTSDDIRRRCWQEVLPRLVGADNRLVVSFGSNDTLEENGAVRVDPGRSLENLTSILDECGRQAVTALVVGPPPVIDAGEAHLRRTVKLADEMTALCRSRHVPFIATTMELASDPTWRREALAGDGAHPGIGGYRRLADIVLTGQWRDWIAQTHH from the coding sequence GTGACCAGGGACATACGTATCTGCTTCATCGGCGACTCCTTCGTCCAGGGAGTCGGCGACCCGGAACACCGGGGGTGGGTCGGCCGGGTGCTGGAAGCCACCGCCGGGGACCTCACCGCCTTCAACCTGGGCATCAGGCGCAACACTTCGGACGACATCCGACGTCGCTGCTGGCAGGAAGTACTGCCCCGTCTGGTCGGGGCGGACAACCGGCTCGTCGTCTCCTTCGGCAGCAACGACACCCTTGAGGAGAACGGCGCGGTTCGGGTCGATCCGGGGCGCTCGTTGGAGAATCTGACGTCGATCCTGGACGAGTGCGGGCGGCAGGCCGTTACTGCGCTGGTCGTCGGCCCTCCGCCGGTCATCGACGCGGGCGAGGCCCATCTGCGGCGCACCGTGAAGCTCGCCGACGAGATGACCGCCCTCTGCCGGTCACGCCATGTCCCGTTCATCGCGACGACTATGGAACTGGCCAGTGATCCCACCTGGCGCCGGGAAGCGCTAGCTGGTGACGGCGCGCACCCGGGAATCGGTGGATACCGCAGGCTGGCTGACATCGTCCTCACCGGTCAATGGCGCGATTGGATCGCTCAGACGCACCACTGA
- a CDS encoding DUF3237 family protein, whose protein sequence is MELTPEMIYRETIDGPWGPTTGSPLGARLCWQVNTARLIGDRIDATLVTPGMDWIRIGADGTRRQDLRVTLADEDGEVIMLSYDNALIRESPAFLAALGEGRETRFGDQYMRMVAQFDTGAARYRRLTQSLFIGEGRLAGPRTIEYRIHPSTGSTAWIEPPGSGGACTPTPAPDIGRNFPLSRIG, encoded by the coding sequence ATGGAACTGACGCCGGAGATGATCTACCGCGAAACCATCGACGGCCCATGGGGCCCGACCACCGGCAGCCCGCTGGGGGCGCGGCTGTGCTGGCAGGTGAACACCGCGCGCCTCATCGGCGACCGGATCGACGCCACCCTGGTCACCCCCGGGATGGACTGGATCCGGATCGGCGCGGACGGGACCCGCCGGCAGGACCTGCGCGTCACGCTGGCCGACGAGGACGGCGAAGTGATCATGCTGAGCTACGACAACGCGCTGATCCGGGAAAGTCCGGCATTCCTGGCCGCGCTCGGGGAAGGCCGGGAAACCCGGTTCGGCGACCAGTACATGCGGATGGTCGCCCAGTTCGACACCGGCGCCGCCCGGTACCGCCGGCTCACCCAGAGCCTGTTCATCGGCGAAGGCCGACTGGCCGGCCCGCGCACCATCGAGTACCGGATCCACCCGAGTACCGGATCCACCGCGTGGATTGAGCCGCCCGGCAGCGGCGGGGCCTGCACTCCCACCCCCGCCCCCGATATCGGGCGAAATTTTCCCTTGTCCCGAATTGGGTAG
- a CDS encoding MFS transporter, with product MGYVRLLRQGPVLLLWGAQMLSVFGDRVYAMAITWIAWQEYGAAAMGLVAIAESVPYIVLGTVGRRIVARFATLRRLAVVDAARAGLATALPFAWDTLGAPGVLACVVLLGVGGALFDPNLGALVPELVDDHDVQAVTGLMDLTLRIARVAGPGAAGLLLRLMPRHSLFWLDGGTFAVSAVALLVLFARATLGMSREGEKEAGVGMRPRASVLLRRCPDTAVAIGVHGAGFFAQTVYMALPAFLAARLDAGAAAYGAALMAIGAGAFLANGFAGNMRLPANLPAFYCGTSAVFGLVLASITLADSLPVVLGLSAALGAVTAFLQVALGTHLSSFPPPVRLRLMSVDLTAVRTAGTVSWLFLPGLAAHDPTAAFPISGLTLFAVAGGSAGVVVRRSATRVLVERQHS from the coding sequence GTGGGCTACGTACGGCTGCTGCGTCAGGGGCCGGTGTTGCTCCTGTGGGGCGCCCAGATGCTCTCCGTCTTCGGTGACCGCGTCTACGCCATGGCGATCACCTGGATCGCGTGGCAGGAGTACGGCGCGGCGGCCATGGGCCTGGTGGCGATTGCCGAGTCCGTGCCGTACATCGTTCTGGGCACGGTCGGACGCCGGATCGTGGCCCGCTTCGCCACCCTGCGCCGGCTCGCGGTCGTGGACGCCGCCAGGGCCGGGCTGGCCACGGCGCTGCCCTTCGCCTGGGACACCCTCGGCGCCCCCGGGGTTCTGGCCTGCGTGGTCCTCCTCGGCGTCGGCGGAGCCCTGTTCGATCCGAATCTCGGCGCGCTGGTCCCCGAGCTGGTGGACGACCATGACGTCCAGGCGGTGACCGGGCTGATGGACCTCACCCTCCGCATCGCCCGCGTCGCGGGCCCCGGCGCCGCCGGCCTCTTGTTGCGTCTGATGCCCAGGCACTCCCTGTTCTGGCTCGACGGCGGCACCTTCGCGGTGTCGGCCGTCGCGCTGCTCGTGCTGTTCGCCCGCGCCACGCTCGGCATGTCCCGCGAGGGGGAGAAGGAGGCCGGGGTGGGGATGCGTCCCCGGGCCAGTGTGCTGCTGCGGAGGTGCCCGGACACGGCGGTGGCCATCGGGGTGCACGGTGCCGGGTTCTTCGCCCAGACCGTCTACATGGCCCTGCCCGCGTTCCTGGCTGCGCGGTTGGATGCGGGAGCCGCCGCGTACGGTGCGGCACTCATGGCGATCGGGGCCGGAGCCTTCCTCGCCAACGGGTTCGCCGGGAACATGCGCCTTCCCGCCAATCTGCCCGCGTTCTACTGCGGCACCTCGGCCGTCTTCGGCCTGGTGCTCGCCTCGATCACCCTTGCCGACTCGCTACCGGTCGTCCTCGGCCTCTCCGCCGCCCTCGGTGCCGTGACCGCGTTCCTCCAAGTCGCCCTGGGCACGCACCTGTCCTCGTTCCCGCCGCCGGTCCGGCTGCGGCTGATGAGCGTGGATCTCACCGCCGTCCGCACCGCCGGAACCGTCTCATGGCTGTTCCTCCCCGGCCTCGCCGCCCACGACCCGACGGCCGCGTTCCCGATCAGCGGCCTCACCCTGTTCGCCGTCGCCGGGGGGAGCGCGGGCGTCGTCGTACGGCGGTCGGCCACCCGCGTCCTGGTGGAGCGGCAGCACTCCTGA
- a CDS encoding MFS transporter: MSRKAVTAGAIGNLIEFYDATLYTLLAPVFSQQFFPADSKAAALLYTYGAVVGVAFVVRPVAAALLSPYGDRYGRRRLLSLTLYIMTAGLLLISLSPTYDSIGVLAPVFLVSGRVIQNISNSGEYQAASVFMVEHAPPGRRASVGCVQYVTAGLGILSATLVSALISAVLPEGALAAWGWRIPFLLGAVLCLYGLHLRRSVPESRVFSALQTAGKLESRPLRTAIREHRRSVLLVMVIQFSQSTYFVWQVFLPTYAHLVSGFPLKTGLMLNAVSLAVFVGALPLVGFLSDRMTGRKPLVLAEAFGFALLAVPMLSLLQNATPAGYLLVAVIGNLLLALTYGNVAALFSELFPTGVRASGVGVPYNLATTIFGGSVPVLATWSIAHHYDMALGYWILLLEATAGVLLFLLLPETRNRTLETA, translated from the coding sequence TTGTCCCGCAAAGCGGTCACCGCCGGAGCCATCGGAAACCTCATAGAATTCTATGACGCAACGCTCTATACCCTGCTCGCCCCCGTCTTCTCACAGCAGTTCTTCCCGGCGGACAGCAAGGCGGCCGCGCTCCTCTACACCTACGGCGCGGTCGTCGGCGTGGCCTTCGTCGTACGCCCCGTCGCGGCCGCCCTGCTGTCGCCTTACGGGGACCGCTACGGGCGCCGCCGGCTGCTCTCCCTCACCCTGTACATCATGACGGCCGGCCTGCTGCTGATAAGCCTGTCGCCGACCTATGACTCGATCGGCGTACTCGCTCCGGTATTTCTCGTCTCGGGCAGAGTGATCCAGAACATATCGAATTCCGGTGAATACCAGGCCGCTTCCGTTTTCATGGTCGAGCACGCACCGCCGGGCCGCCGAGCGAGCGTCGGCTGCGTTCAGTACGTGACCGCCGGGCTGGGGATACTGTCCGCGACCCTGGTCTCCGCACTGATCAGCGCGGTCCTGCCGGAGGGCGCGCTGGCCGCATGGGGATGGCGGATCCCCTTCCTGCTGGGCGCAGTGCTCTGCCTGTACGGGCTCCACCTGCGGCGATCGGTCCCGGAAAGCCGGGTCTTCAGCGCATTGCAGACGGCGGGGAAACTCGAGTCCAGGCCGCTGCGGACCGCAATCCGTGAACACCGTCGGAGCGTTCTGCTCGTGATGGTCATCCAATTCAGTCAGTCGACGTACTTCGTCTGGCAGGTCTTCCTTCCCACGTACGCACATCTGGTCTCCGGATTCCCGTTGAAGACCGGGCTGATGCTGAACGCGGTGTCGCTGGCGGTGTTCGTGGGCGCGCTGCCGCTGGTCGGTTTCCTGTCGGACCGGATGACCGGCCGCAAACCGCTCGTCCTGGCCGAGGCGTTCGGCTTCGCCCTGCTCGCCGTTCCCATGCTCTCTCTGCTGCAGAACGCGACCCCGGCCGGATATCTCCTCGTGGCGGTCATCGGAAACCTGCTGCTCGCCCTCACCTACGGCAATGTGGCGGCCCTCTTCAGCGAGCTGTTTCCGACCGGCGTACGGGCTTCGGGCGTAGGCGTGCCGTACAACCTGGCGACCACGATTTTCGGTGGCAGCGTGCCCGTCCTCGCCACCTGGTCGATCGCGCATCACTACGACATGGCCCTCGGGTACTGGATTCTCCTTCTGGAGGCGACCGCCGGGGTACTGCTCTTCCTGCTCCTTCCGGAGACCCGGAACAGAACGCTCGAAACCGCCTGA
- a CDS encoding cytochrome P450, whose translation MIDDSSPKAFPLHGSQSEVLSELAWLRENRPLTRVVVLSGHEIWLATRYQDARRILGDPRFGVPKEAHPDSPRLNPVPFDADFPALRQLDPPDHPRMRNVLAPAFTVRRIDRLRPLVRQVADRLLDAMAETGPPADLVSGYADLLPAAVMCAWQNLPEQVADRIRSWNAAMQGASSAEHVGAVRRQMLHYVNELIAARRAAPGDDVVSSLIAARDERGAVSERELAVLIFQLLFSAHVTLSSLLASALSELLRNPELWERLRSDPTLIPVAVEEMLRVHTVLKDGHLRVAREDVTLGGVTVRAGETVVVSVHSANRDAAVFPAPHGGVGSAQGHEQLDLERAPNPHLTFGHGIHRCVAAHLNRVELQTGIAALLGRFPSLRLASTEAGQTWKALPRVYGLAALPVVW comes from the coding sequence GTGATCGACGACTCGTCCCCCAAAGCCTTCCCGCTCCACGGCTCGCAGTCAGAGGTGCTCTCCGAACTGGCCTGGCTGCGCGAGAACCGGCCGCTCACCCGTGTCGTGGTCCTCAGCGGCCACGAGATATGGCTGGCCACGCGGTACCAGGACGCGCGACGCATCCTCGGCGATCCCCGGTTCGGCGTGCCCAAGGAGGCGCACCCCGACTCTCCGCGGCTGAATCCGGTGCCCTTCGACGCCGATTTCCCGGCGCTCCGGCAGCTCGATCCGCCGGACCACCCGCGCATGCGTAATGTCCTCGCACCTGCCTTCACGGTCCGCCGGATCGACCGCCTGCGTCCTCTGGTCCGGCAGGTCGCCGACCGGCTGCTGGACGCCATGGCGGAGACCGGCCCGCCGGCCGATCTGGTGTCCGGCTACGCCGACCTGCTGCCGGCAGCCGTCATGTGCGCATGGCAGAACCTGCCGGAACAGGTGGCGGACCGCATCCGCTCCTGGAACGCCGCGATGCAGGGCGCGTCCTCGGCCGAACACGTCGGGGCCGTTCGGCGCCAGATGCTCCACTACGTCAACGAGCTGATCGCTGCGCGGCGCGCCGCACCCGGCGACGACGTGGTCAGCTCACTTATCGCTGCGCGGGACGAACGGGGCGCGGTGAGCGAACGGGAACTGGCCGTGCTGATCTTCCAGCTCCTGTTCTCGGCACATGTGACCCTGTCCAGTCTGCTCGCGTCGGCCCTCAGCGAGCTGCTGCGCAATCCGGAGCTGTGGGAGCGACTGCGCAGCGACCCCACACTGATACCCGTCGCGGTGGAGGAGATGCTGCGTGTCCACACGGTGCTCAAGGACGGTCATCTGCGAGTGGCCAGGGAGGACGTCACGCTCGGCGGCGTCACCGTCCGGGCGGGTGAGACCGTCGTGGTCTCGGTCCACTCCGCCAATCGGGACGCCGCCGTCTTCCCCGCTCCACACGGCGGCGTCGGCTCCGCCCAAGGCCATGAGCAGCTGGACCTGGAGCGTGCCCCCAACCCGCACCTGACCTTCGGGCACGGAATCCACCGCTGTGTGGCGGCCCATCTGAACCGCGTGGAGCTCCAGACGGGGATCGCGGCCCTTCTCGGCCGATTCCCCTCCCTGCGTCTGGCTTCCACCGAGGCGGGCCAGACGTGGAAGGCCCTTCCGCGGGTCTACGGACTCGCCGCCCTGCCGGTCGTGTGGTGA
- a CDS encoding acyl-CoA dehydrogenase family protein: MTTPLGPAVEPHAQAAVDDAAKLARDIFSGRADGYDRTATFPAEDFDDLFSAGLLAAAVPREYGGLGFGPQQRDTLPLWEITTLLARADLSLARCWEGHANSLVLIDGLGRPEQKRRWFGGVVERGEKWVGWSGEPQAATPGETRRFGTTLVPVEDGWILQGTKAFATSATGAQWAILFVDTAGPGGARHAQGSHGGLLMLACDLSDPTVTVDTSWWDPVGMRATASHVVRFDDTFVPHDCLIGEPGAYLDGQWQTAFVPHYAASFLGAAEAAYAYALAHLKRQGKGDDAYVQQRVGSMAVNVDTARLWLRHVAGLWDAGSREEAGVAGARARHVIEHLAEQTVQHCIRACGARCLVRPSPVERILRDLTFYQRHDNDDHILATIGRAALGERHDLSFHKP, encoded by the coding sequence ATGACGACGCCTCTCGGTCCCGCCGTGGAGCCGCACGCCCAGGCCGCCGTCGACGACGCGGCGAAACTGGCCCGCGACATCTTCAGCGGCCGGGCGGACGGCTACGACCGCACGGCCACATTCCCCGCCGAGGACTTCGACGACCTGTTCTCCGCCGGGCTGCTGGCCGCCGCCGTGCCGCGCGAGTACGGCGGCCTGGGGTTCGGCCCCCAGCAGCGCGACACACTGCCCCTGTGGGAGATCACCACACTGCTGGCCAGGGCAGACCTGTCGCTGGCCCGCTGCTGGGAAGGACACGCCAACTCGCTCGTCCTCATCGACGGCCTGGGAAGGCCGGAGCAGAAGCGGCGGTGGTTCGGCGGTGTGGTGGAGCGTGGCGAGAAGTGGGTCGGCTGGAGCGGCGAACCGCAGGCCGCCACACCGGGGGAGACCCGGCGGTTCGGCACCACACTGGTTCCGGTCGAGGACGGCTGGATCCTCCAGGGAACCAAGGCGTTCGCCACCAGCGCCACCGGAGCCCAGTGGGCGATCCTGTTCGTCGACACGGCGGGCCCGGGTGGCGCCCGGCACGCCCAGGGGAGCCACGGCGGGCTGCTCATGCTCGCCTGCGACCTGTCCGATCCGACCGTGACCGTCGACACCTCGTGGTGGGATCCCGTCGGCATGCGCGCCACGGCGAGCCATGTGGTGCGCTTCGACGACACGTTCGTCCCCCACGACTGCCTCATCGGCGAGCCCGGTGCCTACCTCGACGGGCAATGGCAGACCGCGTTCGTCCCGCACTACGCCGCGAGCTTCCTCGGCGCCGCCGAAGCCGCCTACGCGTACGCCCTCGCCCACCTGAAACGCCAGGGCAAGGGCGACGACGCCTATGTGCAGCAGCGGGTCGGCAGCATGGCGGTCAACGTCGACACCGCACGCCTGTGGCTGCGGCACGTCGCCGGGCTGTGGGACGCCGGCAGCCGGGAGGAGGCCGGTGTCGCCGGTGCCCGAGCCCGCCATGTGATCGAGCATCTCGCCGAACAGACCGTGCAGCACTGCATCCGTGCCTGCGGCGCCCGCTGCCTGGTCCGCCCCAGCCCGGTGGAGCGCATCCTGCGCGACCTGACCTTCTATCAGCGGCACGACAACGACGACCACATCCTGGCCACGATCGGTCGCGCGGCGCTGGGTGAGCGGCACGACCTGTCGTTCCACAAACCCTGA
- a CDS encoding nitroreductase, with product MPPPDVVLSAMATRHCKRAFLDRAVPRALLAEVLLAAGQAPSTRNTQLWQATAVSGGALEALVAALCAAFDGGEPPHLEYPGRPPDLGADVERRARDAGSGVLRARGAAVSDATARRALLRDNLHFYGAPVALVCHLPGTAVAGTFLEMGFFLQNVMLGLVAHGLGSCPQASVAGYADILRKELAIGTDRLIVCTLAVGYPDEAAPVNRFVPQRAGLEEFTQWHGW from the coding sequence ATGCCGCCTCCTGACGTCGTGCTGTCGGCGATGGCCACCCGCCACTGCAAGCGCGCCTTCCTGGACCGCGCCGTGCCGCGCGCCCTTCTGGCCGAGGTGCTGCTGGCCGCCGGCCAGGCCCCGTCGACCCGCAACACGCAGCTGTGGCAGGCGACGGCGGTGTCGGGCGGTGCTCTGGAGGCGCTGGTGGCGGCGCTGTGCGCGGCATTCGACGGGGGAGAGCCGCCGCACCTGGAGTATCCCGGTCGTCCGCCGGACCTCGGCGCGGACGTCGAGCGGCGGGCCCGCGACGCCGGGTCGGGCGTGCTCCGGGCCCGCGGCGCGGCCGTCTCGGACGCGACGGCACGCCGGGCGCTCCTGCGCGACAACCTCCACTTCTACGGTGCACCGGTCGCGCTGGTCTGCCACCTTCCCGGGACCGCGGTGGCGGGCACCTTCCTGGAGATGGGCTTCTTCCTGCAGAACGTGATGCTCGGCCTGGTCGCCCACGGCCTGGGCAGCTGCCCGCAGGCCAGTGTCGCCGGTTACGCCGACATCCTGCGCAAGGAACTGGCGATCGGCACCGACCGGCTGATCGTCTGCACCCTGGCCGTGGGGTACCCCGACGAGGCCGCCCCGGTCAACCGGTTCGTCCCGCAGCGGGCGGGCCTGGAGGAGTTCACACAGTGGCACGGATGGTGA